The DNA sequence CCAGCAGGACGTCGACACCTACATCGAGGAGCACGGGGTCCTGGTCAACCCCCTGCAGTACGACGGCTTCCCCTCGATCGGCTGCGCCCCCTGCACCCAGCGGGTGGCCGATGGCGGCGACCCGCGCAGCGGGCGCTGGGCGGGCCTGAACAAGACCGAGTGCGGCATCCACCTGTAGGACGGGTGCCGGGCCGCTGCGAGTGACTGCGAGGACTTCAGATGAACGGTATCGGCAGCGAGGGCGTACCGCTGGTGGCGGTGGCCCACGGCAGCGCCGACGCGCGCTCGGCCCGGGCGGTGGAGGCGCTGTTCGAGCGGGTGCGCGGCCAGCGGCCGGGGCTGGACGTGCGGGTGGCCTATCTGGACCACGTGGCGCCGGGGGCGCAGGACGCGCTGACGGGGCTGGCCGCCGAGGGCGCGGGCGCCGCGGTGGTGCTGCCGGCGCTGCTGACGGCGGCCTACCACAGCAAAGTCGATCTGCCCGCGGTGCTGGCCGAGGTGCGGGAGTCGTGCCCGTGGCTGCGGGTGCACTACGGCGACACGCTGGGCCCGCACCCGCTGCTGCTGGACGCGGTGGAGCGGCGCCTGGCCCAGACGCCGGGGGCGCTCGGGCCGCACACGTCGCTGGTGCTGGCCTCGGCGGGGTCCAGCCACCCCGAGGCCAACGCGGTGATCGCGGACGCGGCCGCCGAGCTGGAGCGCCGCGGGCCCTGGGAGCGCGTGGTGCCGGCCTTCGCGTCGGCCGCCTCGCCCACGCCCGGTGAGGCGGTCGCCCGCCTGTACGCCGAGGGTGCGCAGCGGGTGGCGGTGGCCGACTACCTGCTGGCCCCGGGCTTCTTCGCCGACCGGGTGGCCGAGCAGGCCCGCGCCGAGGGCGCGGTGGCGGTCTCGCCCGCGCTGGGCGACGCCCCGGAGGTGGCCGAGGTGGCGCTGCACCGCTACGACGAGGCGCTGGGCCGGGTGCCGGTCACGGGCGCGGCCGCGCGGTAGGCGGCGTAGACGGCGGTGGGCGCAGGGGCGGCCGGAAGCGGACTTGAGCGGCCGCCCCGCCCCGGTCGATGATCGGGGCATGCGGAACTACTACACGCCGGGCGAGGTCGCCGAGCGGTTCGGGCTGAGCCTGGACACCCTGCGGTACTACGAACGCGAGGGCCTGCTGACCGAAGTCGAGCGCGCCGCGAGCGGCCACCGGCGCTACCGGGCCTCCGATGTCGAACTGCTGGAGCTGGTGCGCTGCCTGCGCGACACCGGCATGCCGATCGCCCACCTGCGCGGCCTGGCCGAACTGGTCCGCGAGGGCGACCACACCATCCCGCGCCGCCTGGAGCTGCTGCGCGAGCACGCGGGCCGACTGGCCGCGCAGATCGCGGAGCTGCGCGAGAACGAGTCGGCGATCGTGAACAAGATCGGCTACTACGAGGGCGTTCTGGAGGAGGCGGGGGGAGGCTGAGGACGCCGACCGTGCGGCGGATCTGGCCACGGAAGGGCCTGGTCACTAAAGTTCATGGTGAGTTCCGCGATTTCACGGACACGGAGAGGGGTCGCTTCATAACATGGTGGAGTCGAATAGAGGAGCAGAACCCATGTCCGTAGCCACAGCAGAACCGTCTTTGGCGGAGGCTCCAGAGGGGCCGCTGAACTCGGTGGAAGCCACTTCACTTCGCGCTGTTGCGGAGCACGTGGCCGACATGCTCCCTGAAGGTTTTCGTGTTGAGATCCTCGAAGGAAGCATCGTCGTGTCACCCACCCCCACCCCGCGGCACGCTGAAATCATCCGATGCGTCCGTGACCAACTGCGTTCCCAACTTCCGCAAGGCCTGGCGTGCTACGAGAATCTCGCTACGGGACTGTCCGGTAAGAACTCGGACTATTCCCAGCCTGATCTCGCCGTCTTCCCCATTGCCGCAGCCCGGGAAGCCGAGCACTGGCTCCAAGTCCCCGATCTTTTCGAGTTCGCTCTCGAGGTCGTGTCCCCGAGCAATGCACGCAACGACGTCGAGGTCAAGCCCGGCGTCTACGCGGACATGGGTATCCCGATCTATCTGTTGGTGGATCCTCGCGACGGCTCAGTGCTCTGCCACTCGGATCCGCGCGACGGTAAGTTCCAAACCGTGGACCCGATTAAGTTCGGCGACGCCGTCGTCCTACCCGAACCGCTGCAGGATGTCCGTATCGAAACCGAAGAATTCGTGCGCTACGACTGACTTCCCACCGGCTCCCGCCGCGGACCGCCGGACGGCTACCAGGCCCCGGCGGTCCCCAACTCCCCCATGGCCTGCCTGCGCGAAACGCTAGGCTGGCCACCAAACCGAATCGCGTTCGGGAGTCGTCGGAGGGAGCCTGCCATGCCGCCCACGCACGAGGTGTTCAACCAGCCCGAGCCGCTGGAGGACTACGACGTCGCCGCCGACCCGGCCCTGACCGAGGGGTTGGAGCGCGAGGAGGCCGGCTGGGCCGCCGACGAGCTGCATGAGCTCGGCCGACTGGCCGGTTCCGGGCGCGCCCGCGCGTGGGGCGAGCAGGCCAACGCCAACGAGCCCGAGCTGCGCACCCACGACCGCTACGGCCACCGCGTCGACGAGGTCGACTTCCACCCGGCCTGGCACGTGCTGATGGACACCGCCGTCTCCCACGGCCTGCACGCGGCGCCGTGGGCCGACGACCGACCCGGCGCCCACGTCGCCCGCGCCGCGAAGTTCTACACCTTCTCGCAGGTGGAGAACGGGCACGCCTGCCCGGTCTCCATGACGTACGCGGCGGTGCCCGCTCTGCGCCACTCCCCCGAGCCGGCCGCGCGCCTGGAGCCGCTGCTGACGGCGCGCACCTACGACTTCGGACTGCGCCCGCCGGAGTCCAAGCGCGGCATCCTCGCCGGAATGTCGATGACCGAGAAGCAGGGCGGCTCGGACGTGCGCGCCAACACCACCCGCGCGGAACCTACCGCCGGCGGCGAGTACCGCCTCACCGGGCACAAGTGGTTCACCTCGGCGCCGATGAGCGACGTCTTCCTCACCCTCGCCCAGGCACCCGAGGGGCTGACCTGCTTCCTCGTGCCGCGGGTGCTGCCCGACGGCACCCGCAACACGCTGCTCGTCCAGCGGCTCAAGGACAAGCTGGGCAACCGCTCCAACGCCTCGGCGGAGCTGGAGTACGACGGCGCCACCGCCTGGGTCGTGGGCGAGCCGGGCCGCGGTGTGCGCACCATCATCGAGATGGTCAACGGGACCCGGCTGGACTGCGTGATCGGCTCGGCGGCGGGCATGCGGGCCGGGCTGGTGCAGGCCCTCCACCACGCGGAGCAGCGGCACGCGTTCGGCCGCGCGCTGATCGAGCAGCCGCTGATGCGCAATGTCCTGGCCGACCTGGCCCTGGAGTCGGAGGCGGCCACGGTGCTGGCGATGCGTCTGGCCGGTGCCGCCGACCGCGCGATCCGCGGCGACGCGACGGAGGCCGCCTTCCGCCGGATCGCGGTGGCCGTGGGCAAGTTCTGGGTGACCAAGCGGCTGCCCGCACACGCCGCCGAAGCGCTGGAATGCCTGGGCGGCAACGGCTATGTTGAGGAGTCGGGCATGCCCCGGCTGTTCCGCGAATCCCCGCTGAACTCGATCTGGGAGGGCTCGGGAAACGTGGCGGCGCTGGACGTGCTGCGCGCTCTGGGGCGCCATCCGGAGGGCGCCGAGGTGTTCGTGGCCGAACTCCGGCGCGCCGAGGGGGCCGACTCGCGGTTCGACGACGCGTTGAAGCGGCTGCTGGAGCAACTGCACGACACCGAGGACATCGAGTTCCGGGCGCGCGGCCTGGTGGAGCGGATGGCGCTGCTGCTGCAGGCGTCGCTGCTGCTGCGCCACAGCCCGGCGCCCGTGGCCGAGGCGTTCGCGGGCTCGCGGCTGGGCGGCGACTGGGGTCGCGCCTTCGGCACCTTGGCGCGCGGTACCGACACGGCCGCCGTCATCGACCGGAACCGGCCGCGATCGGTGTAGCGCGTCCGGGGGCCTCGGGTGCGACCGCAACACCCGTCGATGCGGTCTCGAACGACTGACCGAAACGGCCGTCCTTTGCCGCAAACGATGCGAAAACGGGCACCGCACCCCGATCATCCTGCAAGATTCGCACAAGGCGAGGAATACTCGCGCGGCCACGACGGAACAACCATCTCGTCACCTGACGAACGAGAATCGAGATTGCTTGCCATGGTGGAAGTCTGGCCCGGTTCCCCCTATCCCCTCGGTGCGACCTACGACGGCACGGGGACGAACTTCTCGCTGTTCTCCGAGGTCGCCGAGCGCGTAGAGCTGTGCCTCTTCGGCGAACGCGGCGCCGAGACCCGGGTGGCGCTCACCGAGAACGACGGCTTCGTCTGGCACGGCTACCTGCCCGGTGTGGGGCCGGGACAGCGCTACGGCTACCGCGTCCACGGCCCCTACGCGCCCGAGGCGGGACACCGGTGCAATCCGAACAAGCTGCTGGTCGACCCCTACACCAAGGCCATCGAGGGCGGCGTCGACTGGCACGAGTCGCTGTTCAGCTACCACTTCGACGCACCGGGCCGGCGCAACGACCGCGACAGCGCGCCCTACGTGCCCAAGTGCGTGGTCGTGAGCCCGTTCTTCGACTGGGGCAACTCGGCGCGCCCGCGGATCCCCTACCACGAGACGGTCATCTACGAGACCCACGTGCGCGGGCTGACGATGCGCCACCCCGGCATCCCCGAGCACCAGCGCGGCACGTACGCAGGGCTGGCCCATCCCGTGATGGTCGACTACCTCAGCTCGCTGGGCGTCACGGCGGTGGAGCTGATGCCGGTCCACCACTTCGTGCCCGAGCACGCGCTGGTGGCGCGCGGCCTGACCAACTACTGGGGCTACAACACCCTCGCCTATCTCGCGCCGCACAGCGGCTACGCCGCCAACGGTGTACGCGGCGAGCAGGTCCAGGAGTTCAAGGCCATGGTCAAGTCGCTGCACGAAGCCGGGATCGAGGTGCTGCTCGACGTCGTCTACAACCACACGGTCGAGGGCGACCACATGGGCCCGACCCTGTCGCTGCGCGGCATCGACAACCTCAGCTACTACCGGGTGGCCGACGACGACCTGCGCTACTACCTCGACTACACGGGTTGCGGCAACAGCCTCAACGTTCGCCACCCGCATGCGCTGCAGCTGATCATGGACTCGCTGCGCTACTGGGTGACCGAGATGCACGTCGACGGTTTCCGCTTCGACCTCGCCTCGGCGCTGGCGCGGGAGTTCCACGACGTCGACCGGCTGAGCACCTTCTTCGACATAGTGCAGCAGGATCCGGTGATCTCCCAGGTCAAGCTGATCGCCGAACCCTGGGACGTGGGCCCGGGCGGCTACCAGGTGGGCAACTTCCCGCCGCTGTGGACCGAGTGGAACGGCAAGTACCGCGACACCGTCCGCGACTTCTGGCGCGGCGAGCCGGTGGTGCCCGAACTGGCCTCGCGCCTGGCGGGCTCCAGCGACCTGTACCAGGACGACGGCCGCCGCCCGGTGGCCTCCATCAACTTCGTCACCTGCCACGACGGGTTCACACTGGCCGACCTCGTCTCCTACGAGCGCAAGCACAACGAGGCCAACGGCGAGGACAACCGCGACGGCACCGATGACAACCGCTCCAGCAACCACGGTGTCGAGGGGGCCAGCGAGCACCCCGAGGTCGTCACGCTGCGCCGCCGCCAGGTGCGCAACTTCCTGGCGACCCTCTTCTGCTCCCAGGGTGTGGCGATGCTTTCCCACGGCGACGAGATCGGCCGCAGCCAGGGCGGCAACAACAACGCCTACTGCCAGGACAACGACATCTCCTGGGTCGACTGGAAGCACGCCGACGAGGAGACCGACCTGCTGGAGTACGTCCGGGAACTGGCGCGGCTGCGCCGCGAGCACCCGGTGTTCCGCAGGCGCCGGTTCTTCCTGGGCCGCAAGGCCGGCGACAGTGCCCTGCCCGACATCGCCTGGCTGCGCGCCGACGGCCGGCCGATGCGCGACGCCGACTGGGACTCCGGCAGGCGGGTGCTGGGGGCCTTCCTCAACGGCGACGCCATCGGCGAACCCGACCCGCGGGGGCGCGAGGTCCGCGACGACTCCTTCCTGCTGCTGCTGAACAGCGGGGACGAGCCGGTCGATTTCACGCTGCCCGGCGAGGACTACGGGACTGCGTGGGAGACCGCGCTGGACACCGCCGAGCCCGACACCGCCGACCGCCCGCTGGTACCGGCCGCGGGCACCGTGCGGGTGATCGACCGCGCGCTGCTGCTGCTCAAACGCGTCTCGCACCAGGGGCCCGCGCGCGGCTGAGCCGAGAACCGCGCCGAGCGGGGCAGCGGCGCACCCGCGCCCGCGTCGGCTGCTCCGCACCGCGGCCTCTAGTCTGAGATGACATGAGTTCCGCATCCACCGGCGCCGCAGGTCAGGCGCCCCGCTTCCGCTCGCTGCTGCCCCACCTGGAGGCAGACGCCGACCTCGCCTCCGCCTACGCCTACCCGCAGCAGCCGAGTCGGCCCTGGCTGCGCGCCAACATGGTCGCCAGCGCCGACGGCGGGGCGTGGGGCGCGTCGGGTCGCACCCTCGACCTGTCCTCGCCGCCCGACCGGGCCGTGATGTCGGTACTGCGGGCGCAGGCCGACGTGGTGCTGGCGGGCGCCGCGACCGCGCGCATCGAGGGGTACCGGCCGGTGCGCCCGCGGGAGGTGTGGGGCGAACTGCGGGCGGGGCGCCCGGAGACGCCTCCCCTGGCGGTGGTCACCCGCACGCTGGACGTGCACCCCGACGCGCTCAAGGCCGCGCCTCCGCAGGCGCGCACCATCGTGCTCACGACC is a window from the Streptomonospora litoralis genome containing:
- a CDS encoding isovaleryl-CoA dehydrogenase; protein product: MPPTHEVFNQPEPLEDYDVAADPALTEGLEREEAGWAADELHELGRLAGSGRARAWGEQANANEPELRTHDRYGHRVDEVDFHPAWHVLMDTAVSHGLHAAPWADDRPGAHVARAAKFYTFSQVENGHACPVSMTYAAVPALRHSPEPAARLEPLLTARTYDFGLRPPESKRGILAGMSMTEKQGGSDVRANTTRAEPTAGGEYRLTGHKWFTSAPMSDVFLTLAQAPEGLTCFLVPRVLPDGTRNTLLVQRLKDKLGNRSNASAELEYDGATAWVVGEPGRGVRTIIEMVNGTRLDCVIGSAAGMRAGLVQALHHAEQRHAFGRALIEQPLMRNVLADLALESEAATVLAMRLAGAADRAIRGDATEAAFRRIAVAVGKFWVTKRLPAHAAEALECLGGNGYVEESGMPRLFRESPLNSIWEGSGNVAALDVLRALGRHPEGAEVFVAELRRAEGADSRFDDALKRLLEQLHDTEDIEFRARGLVERMALLLQASLLLRHSPAPVAEAFAGSRLGGDWGRAFGTLARGTDTAAVIDRNRPRSV
- the glgX gene encoding glycogen debranching protein GlgX → MVEVWPGSPYPLGATYDGTGTNFSLFSEVAERVELCLFGERGAETRVALTENDGFVWHGYLPGVGPGQRYGYRVHGPYAPEAGHRCNPNKLLVDPYTKAIEGGVDWHESLFSYHFDAPGRRNDRDSAPYVPKCVVVSPFFDWGNSARPRIPYHETVIYETHVRGLTMRHPGIPEHQRGTYAGLAHPVMVDYLSSLGVTAVELMPVHHFVPEHALVARGLTNYWGYNTLAYLAPHSGYAANGVRGEQVQEFKAMVKSLHEAGIEVLLDVVYNHTVEGDHMGPTLSLRGIDNLSYYRVADDDLRYYLDYTGCGNSLNVRHPHALQLIMDSLRYWVTEMHVDGFRFDLASALAREFHDVDRLSTFFDIVQQDPVISQVKLIAEPWDVGPGGYQVGNFPPLWTEWNGKYRDTVRDFWRGEPVVPELASRLAGSSDLYQDDGRRPVASINFVTCHDGFTLADLVSYERKHNEANGEDNRDGTDDNRSSNHGVEGASEHPEVVTLRRRQVRNFLATLFCSQGVAMLSHGDEIGRSQGGNNNAYCQDNDISWVDWKHADEETDLLEYVRELARLRREHPVFRRRRFFLGRKAGDSALPDIAWLRADGRPMRDADWDSGRRVLGAFLNGDAIGEPDPRGREVRDDSFLLLLNSGDEPVDFTLPGEDYGTAWETALDTAEPDTADRPLVPAAGTVRVIDRALLLLKRVSHQGPARG
- a CDS encoding pyrimidine reductase family protein, whose amino-acid sequence is MSSASTGAAGQAPRFRSLLPHLEADADLASAYAYPQQPSRPWLRANMVASADGGAWGASGRTLDLSSPPDRAVMSVLRAQADVVLAGAATARIEGYRPVRPREVWGELRAGRPETPPLAVVTRTLDVHPDALKAAPPQARTIVLTTESAPAERRREAALTADVVVAGTESVRPEAVLDALAERGLFRVLTEGGPHLLAEFTAAGLLDELCLTLSPRLLGPEASRIVAGDSPSHTSDLRLEGLLESEGALFMRYVRA
- a CDS encoding Uma2 family endonuclease, with amino-acid sequence MSVATAEPSLAEAPEGPLNSVEATSLRAVAEHVADMLPEGFRVEILEGSIVVSPTPTPRHAEIIRCVRDQLRSQLPQGLACYENLATGLSGKNSDYSQPDLAVFPIAAAREAEHWLQVPDLFEFALEVVSPSNARNDVEVKPGVYADMGIPIYLLVDPRDGSVLCHSDPRDGKFQTVDPIKFGDAVVLPEPLQDVRIETEEFVRYD
- a CDS encoding MerR family transcriptional regulator, whose product is MRNYYTPGEVAERFGLSLDTLRYYEREGLLTEVERAASGHRRYRASDVELLELVRCLRDTGMPIAHLRGLAELVREGDHTIPRRLELLREHAGRLAAQIAELRENESAIVNKIGYYEGVLEEAGGG
- a CDS encoding sirohydrochlorin chelatase — encoded protein: MNGIGSEGVPLVAVAHGSADARSARAVEALFERVRGQRPGLDVRVAYLDHVAPGAQDALTGLAAEGAGAAVVLPALLTAAYHSKVDLPAVLAEVRESCPWLRVHYGDTLGPHPLLLDAVERRLAQTPGALGPHTSLVLASAGSSHPEANAVIADAAAELERRGPWERVVPAFASAASPTPGEAVARLYAEGAQRVAVADYLLAPGFFADRVAEQARAEGAVAVSPALGDAPEVAEVALHRYDEALGRVPVTGAAAR